Proteins from a genomic interval of Thamnophis elegans isolate rThaEle1 chromosome 2, rThaEle1.pri, whole genome shotgun sequence:
- the LOC116502588 gene encoding zinc finger protein 845-like — protein MFGHQGGPESQEKSNTEDGGESSPTSFPFEIHQFLIQEENTNGKYAGCDQRETNTFNLHEYCRSQAKRKEYGCRQYGRNVNTFFSLGLPKKLYRKHQPHTFIKFGRGFSLSTYINSHEGFPTEVKPWKCMSCGKSFSTNSNLVRHQMIHTGEKPYKCLECGKSFIENRDLMRHRRIHTGEKPYNCIECGKAFRTNGHLTRHQKVHTGEKPYQCMDCGKSYIESRDLTCHKRIHTGEKPYKCRECGKSFPRNSALLCHKKIHTGEKPYKCMECEKSFIKKGQLISHQRIHTGEKPYKCMECGKSFSRNNNLTSHQRIHTREKPYKCMECGKSFNYNSGLSRHQRKHTGEKPYKCTVCGRTFIQKGQLISHQRIHTGEKPYTCMECGKTLSSKSAIAYHRRIHTGEKPYKCAECGKTFIQKGQLISHQRFHTGEKPYKCMKCGKSFSSTSAVTYHQRIHAGEEAYIHTLGEAASKGVHHLPRRGCAEAGDRMEARGSPRQAESGLSEEPRSSEAERWRFRSCSSRKAEGPRALCSRLHRLCREWLRPERSSKAEMLDLVVLEQLLALLPPELAGWLRECGAESCAQAVALAEGCLLGSAAAPEPGKGRQMQELFTREISTELQEREDRSSPSQELFFRRIQLGVPCQGSNSFEEVTVDFTEEEWALLDPRQRALCSEVLMEVSRNMATLTGGGLENENDKQMRLMPLQTTKHEVQEIMFDYEGDPISQERGHSEDMGDSTPTSLPIEIHGFLTQQGQKGKKKGKSSKRGENKFDLPEYSRCQTKGFINYGKYINNFFSFTLLKKLYRKYKSHTFIKVGKDFNLSRDMKLCMKSGKNFTINSIFNHQRIHKRERTYKFMECGKSFCQDRMLTHHKRIHMGERPYKCLECGKGFTRKGHLTCHERIHTGEKPYKCTECGKAFRTKGHLIRHNRIHTGEKTYTCRECGKRFIENRDLITHQRIHTGESLYKCPVCGKSFTQKGQFNSHQWVHTGEKPYKCSECGKGFSTNCNLARHQKIHTGERPYKCLECGKSFFDNKDLTRHQRIHTGDKPYKCLECGKSFAQKGQLNSHKRIHTGERPYKCMECGKQFTQKGNLTDHERIHTGEKPYKCIECEKSFAKKGQLNSHKRIHTGERPHKCMECGKSYFDQRDLTHHLRTHTGDNPYKCLEWEKTLIVNRDLICQQSIHTREKPYTSIECEKDFNDYSIFTSHKGIHTRKNGMWNKLH, from the exons ATGTTTGGCCATCAAGGGGGTCCAGAAAGCCAAGAGAAAAGCAACACagaagatggaggagagagttctCCCACTTCTTTCCCCTTTGAAATCCATCAATTCCTAATCCAGGAagaaaacacaaatggaaaatacGCTGGATGTGACCAGAGAGAGACAAATACATTTAATTTACATGAATATTGTAGAAGTCAGGCTAAAAGGAAAGAGTATGGTTGTAGACAATATGGAAGAAATGTTAATACTTTCTTCTCTCTTGGTTTGCCCAAAAAACTCTACAGGAAACACCAACCACATACGTTTATAAAATTTGGGAGGGGTTTTAGTCTGAGCACTTACATTAATTCCCATGAAGGATTTCCCACAGAGGTGAAGCCGTGGAAATGCATGAGttgtggcaagagcttcagtaCAAACAGTAACCTCGTTCGCCATCAAATGATCCACACAGgtgaaaagccatataaatgcctggagtgtggcaagagctttATTGAAAACAGAGATCTTATGCGTCATAGAAGGATCCACAcgggagagaagccatataactGCATAGAGTGTGGAAAGGCCTTCAGAACCAACGGTCATCTGACTCGCCATCAAAAGGTCCATACAGGTGAAaaaccatatcaatgcatggacTGTGGGAAGAGCTACATTGAAAGCAGAGATCTTACTtgtcataaaaggatccacacgggggagaagccatataaatgcagggagtgtggaaagagctttccTCGGAATAGTGCCCTGCTTTGCCATAAAAAAATCCACACTGGAGAGAAGCCTtataaatgtatggaatgtgAGAAGAGCTTCATTAAGAAAGGGCAGCTTAtttcccatcaaaggatccacacaggtgaAAAGCCATACAAGtgtatggaatgtggaaagagcttcagcagAAACAATAaccttacatcccatcaaagaatccacacaaGGGAGAAACCGTACaaatgtatggagtgtggaaagagctttaacTATAACAGTGGCCTCTCCCGCCATCAGAGGAAACACACAggtgagaaaccatataaatgcacagTGTGCGGGAGGACCTTTATTCAGAAAGGACAACTTATTTCTcatcaaaggatccatacaggTGAGAAACCATATACATGCATGGAGTGCGGAAAGACCCTGAGTAGCAAGAGTGCCATTGCCTACCATCGAAGaatccacactggggagaaaccctataaatgtgCTGAGTGTGGTAAGACCTTTATTCAGAAAGGGCAACTTATTTCCCATCAAAGATTTCACacgggggagaaaccatataaatgcatgaagtgtggaaagagcttcagtagtACCAGTGCTGTCACCTACCATCAAAGAATCCACGCTGGTGAGGAAGCATACATTCACACAT tggGGGAGGCGGCCTCGAAGGGAGTTCACCACCTCCCCCGTCGGGGCTGCGCTGAAGCCGGAGACCGAATGGAGGCCCGGGGATCTCCCCGTCAGGCGGAGAGCGGCCTCTCCGAGGAGCCCCGCAGCTCCGAGGCCGAGCGCTGGCGCTTCCGGAGCTGCAGCTCCCGGAAGGCCGAGGGGCCGCGGGCGCTTTGCAGCCGCCTGCACCGGCTGTGCCGGGAGTGGCTGCGGCCCGAGCGGAGCAGCAAAGCcgagatgctggacctggtggtgCTGGAGCAGCTGCTGGCCCTGCTGCCCCCGGAGTTGGCGGGCTGGCTGAGGGAGTGCGGGGCGGAAAGCTGcgcccaggcggtggccctggccgaAGGCTGCCTCCTCGGCTCCGCAGCCGCCCCGGAGCCCGGAAAGGGGCGGCAG ATGCAGGAGCTGTTCACAAGGGAGATCTCAACAGAACTCCAGGAAAGAGAAGATAGATCCAGTCCTTCTCAAGAGCTATTTTTCAGGAGGATCCAACTTGGGGTACCTTGCCAG GGCTCTAATTCCTTTGAAGAGGTGACTGTTGACTTCACAGAGGAGGAATGGGCACTGTTGGATCCCAGACAGAGGGCCTTATGCAGTGAAGTCCTGATGGAGGTTTCTAGGAATATGGCTACTCTGA CAGGTGGTGGGCTGGAGAATGAGAATGACAAGCAGATGAGATTAATGCCACTGCAAACAACAAAGCATGAAGTACAAGAAATAATGTTTGACTATGAAGGGGATCCAATAAGTCAAGAGAGAGGACACTCAGAAGATATGGGGGACAGTACTCCTACTTCTCTGCCTATTGAAATCCATGGCTTCCTGACCCAACAAGgtcagaaagggaagaaaaagggaaaatccagcaaaaggggggaaaataagTTTGATTTGCCTGAGTATAGCAGATGTCAAACTAAAGGCTTTATAAATTATGGAAAATACATCAATAATTTCTTCTCTTTTACTTTACTTAAGAAACTGTATAGGAAATACAAATCACATACGTTTATAAAAGTTGGTAAGGATTTCAATCTGAGCAGAGATATGAAACTCTGCATGAAGTCTGGAAAGAACTTCACTATCAACAGTATTTTTAATCATCAAAGGATCCACAAAAGGGAGAGAACATATAAATTCATGGAGTGCGGAAAAAGCTTTTGTCAGGATAGAATGCTTACTcatcataaaaggatccacatgGGTGAAAGACCATATAAATGCCTAGAGTGTGGAAAGGGATTTACTCGAAAAGGACATCTTACTTGTCatgaaaggatccacacaggagaaaaaccttataAATGTACTGAGTGTGGAAAAGCCTTCAGAACAAAGGGCCATCTGATTCGTCATAacaggatccacacaggggagaaaacaTATACTTGCAGGGAGTGTGGAAAGCGATTCATTGAGAATAGAGATcttattacccatcaaaggatccacacaggggagagtcTATATAAATGCCCTGtctgtggaaagagctttactcaGAAAGGACAGTTTAATTCTCATCAATGGGTTCACACCGGGGAGAAACCTTATAAATGCtcagagtgtggaaagggcttcagtacAAACTGTAATCTGGCTCGCcaccaaaagatccacacaggggaaagaccatataaatgcctggagtgtggaaagagcttttttGACAATAAAGATCTTACTCGCCACCAAAGGATCCACACGGGAGATAAACCTtataaatgcctggaatgtggaaagagctttgctcAGAAAGGACAACTTAATTCCCATAAAAGAATCCACACTGGTGAGAGaccatataaatgtatggagtgtggaaagcAGTTCACTCAGAAAGGAAATCTTACTGATCatgaaagaatccacacaggggagaaaccatataaatgtatcGAATGTGAAAAGAGCTTTGCTAAGAAAGGACAGCTTAAttctcataaaaggatccacacaggtgaGAGGCCACATAagtgcatggaatgtggaaagagctatTTCGATCAGAGAGATCTTACACACCACCTAAGAACCCACACAGGGGATAACCCATATAAATGCCTAGAATGGGAAAAGACCTTGATTGTCAACAGAGACCTTATTTGCCAACAAAGTATTCACACAAGGGAGAAACCATATACATCAATTGAGTGTGAAAAAGACTTTAATGACTACAGCATCTTTACATCTCATAAAGGGATCCATACAAGAAAAAATGGAATGTGGAACAAGCTTCATTGA